From Ascaphus truei isolate aAscTru1 chromosome 20, aAscTru1.hap1, whole genome shotgun sequence, one genomic window encodes:
- the LOC142471016 gene encoding olfactory receptor 6F1-like: MLWENQTTVTEFLLLGFPAIHNFKILLFLIFLLLYICTLAGNVLIIVLVSTSHQLRTPMYFFLSHLSLSDVLLTTAIVPNMLYVIMAEGGVISLVGCITQYFLYTTSAVTECFLLTVMSYDRYLAICHPLRYSAIMDFKLCCKMFFWSWFLGFMATLNMVILVCSFQLCNPNVIDHFFCDLTSLLEHLCSNRLVAETVLSFLGIPCAILPVIFIIVTYVCITLTILRISSTTGRQKTFSTCSSHLAVVCTYYGTLIAKYMVPSKGQSLTVMKITSLLYTVVTPLLNPIIYTLRNKEIQASLCKCISIRVQTHFD, translated from the coding sequence ATGCTCTGGGAGAATCAGACCACGGTTACAGAATTTCTGCTTCTGGGATTTCCAGCCATTCACAACTTCAAGATCTTACTCTTCCTTATCTTCCTTCTGTTATACATTTGCACCTTAGCTGGAAATGTCCTGATCATTGTCTTGGTGTCAACCAGTCACCAGCTCCGTACGCCCATGTACTTCTTTCTCAGTCACCTGTCCCTGTCTGACGTCTTGCTAACCACAGCTATTGTGCCTAACATGCTATATGTAATAATGGCAGAAGGGGGCGTTATCTCTCTCGTTGGCTGCATCACTCAATATTTCCTATATACTACCTCAGCAGTTACTGAATGTTTCCTCCTTACAGTGATGTCTTATGATAGATACCTGGCCATCTGCCACCCATTGCGTTACTCTGCTATTATGGACTTTAAGCTTTGCTGCAAAATGTTTTTTTGGTCTTGGTTCTTAGGTTTTATGGCAACACTAAATATGGTTATTTTAGTTTGTTCATTTCAGTTATGTAACCCCAATGTCATTGACCATTTCTTCTGTGATTTAACCTCTCTCTTAGAACATTTGTGCTCAAACAGATTAGTTGCGGAAACAGTATTATCGTTTCTAGGCATCCCTTGTGCTATTCTCCCAGTCATCTTCATCATTGTGACTTATGTCTGTATCACCCTCACCATCCTTAGGatctcctccaccactgggagacaGAAAACCTTCTCCACCTGTAGCTCTCACCTGGCCGTTGTGTGCACATATTATGGGACACTGATTGCTAAATATATGGTTCCATCCAAGGGACAGTCATTGACTGTAATGAAAATCACTTCTCTTCTGTACACAGTCGTCACTCCGTTACTAAATCCCATCATCTATACTCTGAGGAACAAGGAGATCCAGGCATCTTTGTGTAAATGTATTAGTATAAGAGTACAAACACATTTTGATTAA